A genomic segment from Gadus morhua chromosome 4, gadMor3.0, whole genome shotgun sequence encodes:
- the rpl18a gene encoding large ribosomal subunit protein eL20: MKASGTLREYKVVGRLLPSAKLIAPPLYRMRIFAPNHVVAKSRFWYFVSQLRKMKKASGETVYCGLVHEKTPLKVKNFGIWLRYDSRSGTHNMYREYRDLTTSGAVTQCYRDMGARHRARAHAIQIMKVQEIAANKCRRPAIKQFHDSKIKFPLPHRVLRRQHAPRFTTKRPNTFF; encoded by the exons ATGAAGGCGTCGGGAACA TTGAGGGAATATAAAGTGGTCGGGCGCCTCTTGCCCTCGGCCAAGCTCATCGCTCCTCCTCTGTACCGCATGAGGATCTTCGCCCCCAATCATGTGGTGGCCAAGTCCCGCTTCTGGTACTTCGTCTCCCAGctgaggaagatgaagaaggcCTCCGGCGAGACGGTCTATTGTGGCCTG GTACACGAGAAGACCCCGCTGAAGGTGAAGAACTTCGGTATCTGGCTGCGTTATGACTCTCGTAGTGGAACCCACAACATGTACAGAGAGTACAGGGATCTGACCACCTCTGGAGCTGTCACACAGTGCT ACCGCGACATGGGTGCCCGTCATCGTGCCCGCGCTCACGCCATCCAGATCATGAAGGTCCAAGAAATTGCCGCCAACAAATGTCGCAGACCGGCCATCAAGCAGTTCCAC GACTCCAAGATCAAGTTCCCTCTGCCCCACAGAGTTCTGCGTCGCCAGCATGCTCCCCGCTTCACCACCAAGAGGCCAAACACCTTCTTCTAG